One Methanosphaera cuniculi DNA window includes the following coding sequences:
- a CDS encoding autotransporter outer membrane beta-barrel domain-containing protein yields MRNHRNIFLILITFSLILTLSCVCATDLNKTQSDNLDTITTYDNTNQANIDTQKEIKQETQIKKEVNNKQIKKAQSTTIKSDVTGYNDLYDKIETIKNNKNPNQTTAELNLKRGNYNITKPINWGNTKGNIKTLKIYANNNLFDAQNKTQFITVENGYTLELYNFKIRYANATRGSVIYNNKGTINIYDSIFLNSTALKNGGVIYNDHGNIKLKNNSFSNNKAENGACIYNNQGTLNLTKTYASFNIAKRGGVLYNIHDTLIMNSTFKNNKATENGGVIYNERSAGTNIQYSNFYNNTALNYGGCIYNLGLSTEIYKSDMIGNKANNGGATANYGYTMLQQCNINQNTATRGGANYNLRSMDIGKTTLNQNKATLNGGCNYNDKQAEILILDSTLNENIANTNGGCNYNNEGKITIIKTKANNNTATRGSVNYNRGELGIGNCNLTSNYATKNGAVNYNEKGEITIINSKITENKANENGACNYNTKDGKIYIINTTLNQNKAKRGASNYNLGNLQIQNSTFNKNTATLNGGCNYNNEGKITIIKTKANNNTATRGSVNYNRGELGIGNCNLTSNYATKNGAVNYNEKGEITIINSKITENKANENGACNYNTKDGKIYIINTTLNQNKAKRGASNYNLGNLQIQNSTFNKNTATLNGGCNYNDKTGNITIENTTFNQNNANNGAVNYNQGKIYTNNITCTNNNAKINGGVNYNLGEINNKNTHYKNNKAANKQNINYNKGTIN; encoded by the coding sequence ATGAGAAATCATAGAAATATTTTTCTTATCTTAATTACTTTTAGCTTAATTTTAACACTATCATGTGTATGTGCAACTGATTTAAATAAAACACAATCAGATAATCTGGATACTATCACAACATATGATAATACAAATCAAGCTAATATAGATACACAAAAAGAAATTAAGCAAGAAACACAAATTAAAAAAGAAGTAAATAATAAACAAATTAAAAAAGCACAAAGTACAACTATAAAATCAGATGTAACAGGATATAATGACTTATATGATAAAATAGAAACAATTAAAAATAATAAAAACCCAAACCAGACAACAGCAGAATTAAATCTAAAACGTGGAAACTACAACATCACAAAACCAATTAACTGGGGAAATACAAAAGGAAACATAAAAACCCTTAAAATATATGCAAATAACAACCTATTTGATGCACAAAACAAAACACAATTTATAACAGTAGAAAATGGTTACACACTAGAATTATACAACTTCAAAATCAGATATGCCAACGCAACCAGAGGATCTGTAATCTATAACAACAAAGGAACAATAAACATATACGATTCAATATTCCTAAATAGTACAGCATTAAAAAATGGTGGAGTAATATATAACGACCATGGAAACATAAAACTAAAAAACAACTCCTTTTCCAACAACAAAGCAGAAAATGGAGCATGCATATACAACAACCAAGGAACACTAAATTTAACAAAAACATATGCATCATTTAACATAGCAAAACGTGGAGGAGTACTATATAACATACATGATACACTCATTATGAACTCAACATTTAAAAATAATAAAGCAACAGAAAATGGTGGAGTAATATACAATGAAAGATCAGCAGGAACAAACATACAATACTCCAACTTCTACAACAACACAGCTTTAAATTATGGAGGATGCATATACAATCTAGGACTATCAACTGAAATATATAAATCAGATATGATAGGAAACAAAGCAAACAATGGAGGAGCAACTGCAAACTATGGATATACAATGCTACAACAATGTAACATAAACCAAAACACAGCAACCAGAGGAGGTGCAAACTACAACCTCAGAAGTATGGACATAGGAAAAACCACACTCAACCAAAACAAGGCAACATTAAATGGTGGATGTAACTACAACGATAAACAAGCTGAAATACTAATATTAGATTCAACATTAAATGAAAACATAGCAAATACAAATGGTGGATGTAACTACAACAACGAAGGAAAAATAACAATAATAAAAACAAAAGCAAACAACAACACAGCAACACGTGGTAGTGTAAACTACAATCGAGGAGAACTAGGAATAGGAAACTGTAATCTAACATCAAATTATGCAACAAAAAATGGAGCAGTAAACTACAATGAAAAAGGAGAAATAACCATCATAAACAGCAAAATCACAGAAAATAAAGCAAATGAAAACGGAGCATGCAACTACAACACAAAAGATGGAAAAATCTACATAATCAACACCACACTAAACCAAAACAAAGCAAAAAGAGGAGCATCTAACTACAACCTTGGAAACCTACAAATACAAAACAGTACCTTTAATAAAAATACAGCAACATTAAATGGTGGATGTAACTACAACAACGAAGGAAAAATAACAATAATAAAAACAAAAGCAAACAACAACACAGCAACACGTGGTAGTGTAAACTACAATCGAGGAGAACTAGGAATAGGAAACTGTAATCTAACATCAAATTATGCAACAAAAAATGGAGCAGTAAACTACAATGAAAAAGGAGAAATAACCATCATAAACAGCAAAATCACAGAAAATAAAGCAAATGAAAACGGAGCATGCAACTACAACACAAAAGATGGAAAAATCTACATAATCAACACCACACTAAACCAAAACAAAGCAAAAAGAGGAGCATCTAACTACAACCTTGGAAACCTACAAATACAAAACAGTACCTTTAATAAAAATACAGCAACATTAAATGGTGGATGTAACTACAACGATAAAACAGGAAACATAACAATAGAAAATACAACATTTAACCAAAATAATGCAAACAATGGAGCTGTAAATTACAACCAAGGAAAAATCTATACAAACAACATAACATGCACTAACAACAATGCAAAAATTAATGGTGGAGTAAACTACAACTTAGGTGAAATAAACAATAAAAACACACACTACAAAAATAACAAAGCAGCAAACAAACAAAACATCAACTACAATAAAGGAACAATAAACTAG
- a CDS encoding beta strand repeat-containing protein, with amino-acid sequence MYMGNSAVNYTYNGNIVERNTPELKELKVNDSNFYRFFDDDGNLLSNYNNIDQIQIIGILTNKNIILNKNMFITKTGRFLCENITITSNAELNVTLLNITNTNKEPVLILNGNNGIIKNSNMTTNNNNTIIVNGENNIIENNTLLADIYVGDESVKTEKTNQVDKNKPLYKNFILTEENYNTYFNTNGSIKDLNINEVHFMIVGTIKNKDIILDNNKTTTLTNYKDAKLLNCTIKTLGTSSLNMTYLTVENTNGKVLANLNTPNNNISYNNITVNNNAINSVDSNKITISYNNITTITNTNITTINITNTVTPTVFANNIITKGLDNVTSISINGVSKQLNVSLNNITINSNINTTNEKVAINIINQNFSNRCIVEKNNIKSTTEYITLVKIEKGLVELSGNNLTTLANNSIGTRLINIKKNIGSNYFVGSNIITTNGINSIGMFVESSNNVSIGYNSFIVNGDNSVATFINSTYDVTVASSDFTLNGYNNIALLLNNTDSIYIVLHNITLFKNNNNDNIAPLILNNATRSNITQNMIQTAGKYSVILNNTSSLNFVERNVLYTNETMADDTVLNANHQNRVMDNLPDELTYFYLDENTYSKYFDDNGNLRDNIPEGILIQVTGQLSNKTLNINKPINIISNSIVYSNVKLIISENADNTNITGLSFNGNSNIVVNANNCNLNLNITNVVIDQPFLTINGNNNTIITSNMNINSVENTTNTSLIKITDNNNKITTSLRTSNFNKVIAINLENANNTIITGSSLSVSGINATAIILNNSNNNTLNIERYTINGNLLNQGLLFINSSYNKINGNITQSQPVSYIIKLEDNSNFNEFKNMGIINTNVVTTPILLIDSHNNIFYNNTYNFTNLHDYAINITESVGNKVEYNAIITGSFKGNEAVVQENKNETINNQVRNNGESTGYITRLIITTPDIKMLDTITITATVDYNTGRSWRPNYVTATDGYVVFIVNGEQIANITIVDGKATANYTITPKDETLSIEALYENPKLTNQPALTTTTITPQKLESKVLLANVTNNGVTTLITAIIIDEKGNIIYDGNVTFKVDDIEVKTIEIQNGIAQTTINVANITLGEHKLIAEYNGNTVYLISNTTSTLTVNKFDANIIVEPVNITAGKTTTLKATVTDANGNMLNSGRAVFKLNGCTLKDANGKTIYANVVDGIASINYTIPPSYTPKDYTLTAVASDNKYNRIEANTTLKVTKTTPKIQIPNTIKRTKNTQITINITDENGNKINSNQKVCLKFNGCTITNTKAINGTVNINLDLTKYKNPQYEITFICGENSQYTTSKLTSILNIE; translated from the coding sequence ATGTATATGGGAAATTCTGCTGTAAACTATACATACAATGGAAATATTGTTGAAAGAAACACACCAGAACTTAAAGAACTAAAAGTAAATGATTCAAACTTCTACAGATTCTTTGATGATGATGGAAACTTACTAAGTAACTATAATAATATAGATCAAATACAAATAATAGGAATACTTACTAATAAGAACATAATTCTTAATAAAAATATGTTTATTACAAAAACAGGAAGATTCCTATGTGAAAATATAACAATCACATCAAATGCAGAACTTAATGTAACATTACTAAATATTACAAATACAAACAAAGAACCAGTACTTATATTAAATGGAAATAATGGAATAATAAAAAATTCCAACATGACAACAAACAATAACAATACAATAATTGTAAATGGAGAAAACAACATTATTGAAAATAACACACTCCTTGCAGACATATATGTTGGAGATGAATCAGTAAAAACAGAAAAAACAAATCAAGTAGATAAAAACAAACCATTATATAAAAACTTCATACTAACTGAAGAAAACTACAACACATACTTTAATACAAATGGATCAATAAAAGATCTTAACATAAATGAAGTACACTTCATGATAGTTGGAACAATAAAAAATAAAGACATCATACTTGATAATAACAAAACAACCACACTAACAAACTATAAAGATGCAAAACTCCTAAATTGTACAATAAAAACATTAGGAACATCATCATTAAACATGACATACTTAACAGTTGAAAATACAAATGGTAAAGTTTTAGCTAACTTAAATACACCAAATAACAATATATCATACAATAACATAACAGTAAATAATAATGCAATAAACTCAGTAGACTCAAATAAAATAACAATATCATATAATAACATAACAACAATAACAAATACTAATATAACAACTATTAACATAACAAACACAGTAACACCAACTGTATTTGCAAATAACATTATAACTAAAGGTCTTGATAATGTAACATCAATATCCATAAATGGTGTTTCAAAACAATTAAATGTATCATTAAATAACATAACAATAAATTCAAATATAAATACTACAAATGAAAAAGTTGCAATTAATATAATTAACCAAAACTTCAGCAATCGTTGTATAGTGGAAAAAAATAATATTAAGTCAACTACAGAATATATAACTTTAGTAAAAATAGAAAAAGGATTAGTTGAATTAAGCGGTAATAATTTAACTACTTTAGCTAATAATTCAATTGGAACAAGATTAATAAATATTAAGAAAAATATTGGAAGTAATTATTTTGTAGGAAGTAATATAATAACAACAAATGGGATAAATTCAATTGGTATGTTTGTAGAATCTTCAAATAATGTATCTATTGGATATAATAGTTTTATTGTAAATGGTGATAATTCAGTAGCAACTTTTATTAATTCAACATATGATGTAACTGTAGCATCATCAGATTTCACACTTAATGGATATAATAACATAGCTTTACTATTAAATAATACTGATAGTATTTATATTGTTTTACATAATATTACATTATTTAAAAACAATAATAATGATAATATTGCACCTTTAATATTAAATAATGCAACAAGATCAAATATAACTCAAAATATGATACAAACAGCAGGAAAATATTCAGTAATTCTTAATAATACATCATCTCTTAACTTTGTTGAAAGAAATGTTTTATATACAAATGAAACTATGGCAGATGATACTGTATTAAATGCAAATCACCAAAATAGAGTAATGGATAATTTACCTGATGAATTAACATACTTCTATCTTGATGAAAATACATACAGCAAATACTTTGATGATAATGGAAATCTCCGAGATAACATACCTGAAGGTATTTTAATACAAGTAACAGGACAACTAAGTAACAAAACATTAAATATAAACAAACCAATAAACATTATATCAAATTCAATAGTATATTCAAATGTAAAATTAATCATATCAGAAAATGCAGATAATACAAATATAACAGGGTTATCATTTAATGGTAACTCTAATATAGTAGTAAATGCAAATAATTGTAATTTAAATCTTAACATAACAAATGTTGTAATTGATCAACCATTTTTAACAATAAATGGAAATAACAATACTATAATAACATCCAATATGAATATAAATTCAGTTGAAAATACTACAAATACATCTTTAATTAAAATAACAGATAATAATAATAAGATCACAACATCATTAAGGACATCTAACTTCAATAAGGTTATAGCAATAAATCTTGAAAATGCAAATAATACAATAATAACAGGTTCTTCATTATCTGTAAGTGGAATAAATGCAACAGCAATTATTCTTAATAACTCAAATAATAACACATTAAACATAGAAAGATATACAATTAATGGAAATCTATTAAATCAAGGATTACTATTTATAAATTCATCATATAATAAAATAAATGGTAACATTACACAAAGTCAACCTGTAAGTTATATAATTAAATTAGAAGATAATTCAAATTTCAATGAATTTAAAAACATGGGAATAATTAATACAAATGTAGTTACAACACCAATTCTTTTAATAGATTCACATAATAATATATTCTATAATAATACATACAACTTCACTAACTTACATGATTATGCAATAAATATAACAGAAAGTGTAGGAAACAAAGTAGAATACAATGCTATAATTACAGGATCATTTAAAGGAAATGAAGCAGTAGTACAAGAAAACAAAAATGAAACAATAAACAATCAAGTACGAAATAATGGAGAATCAACAGGATACATAACACGTTTAATTATAACAACACCTGATATAAAAATGCTTGATACAATAACAATAACAGCAACAGTAGACTACAACACAGGAAGATCATGGAGACCAAATTATGTAACAGCAACTGATGGATATGTAGTATTCATAGTAAATGGAGAACAAATAGCAAACATAACAATAGTAGATGGAAAAGCAACAGCAAACTACACAATAACACCAAAAGATGAAACATTATCAATAGAAGCACTATATGAAAATCCAAAACTAACAAATCAACCAGCATTAACAACAACCACAATAACACCACAAAAACTAGAATCAAAAGTATTACTTGCAAATGTTACAAATAATGGAGTTACAACTCTAATTACAGCAATTATTATAGATGAGAAAGGAAACATCATATATGATGGAAATGTAACATTTAAAGTAGATGATATAGAAGTTAAAACAATCGAAATACAAAATGGAATTGCACAAACTACCATTAATGTAGCAAACATCACATTAGGAGAACACAAACTTATAGCAGAATATAATGGTAACACAGTATATCTTATTTCAAATACAACATCTACATTAACTGTTAATAAATTTGATGCAAACATAATTGTAGAACCTGTAAATATAACAGCAGGAAAAACCACAACACTTAAAGCAACAGTTACAGATGCAAATGGTAACATGTTAAATAGCGGACGTGCAGTATTTAAACTAAACGGATGTACACTAAAAGATGCTAATGGAAAAACAATCTATGCAAATGTAGTTGATGGAATAGCTTCAATTAACTATACAATACCACCAAGTTACACACCAAAAGATTACACACTAACAGCTGTAGCATCAGATAATAAATACAACCGTATCGAAGCAAACACAACACTTAAAGTAACAAAAACTACACCAAAAATACAAATACCAAACACAATAAAAAGAACAAAAAACACACAAATAACAATAAACATAACAGATGAAAATGGAAACAAAATCAACTCAAATCAAAAAGTATGCCTAAAATTCAATGGATGTACAATTACAAACACAAAAGCAATAAATGGAACAGTAAACATAAACCTAGATTTAACAAAATACAAAAACCCACAATATGAAATAACATTTATATGTGGAGAAAACAGTCAATACACAACAAGTAAATTAACCAGTATACTAAACATAGAATAA
- a CDS encoding class II glutamine amidotransferase: protein MCELFSISCNKKIQINQYLKEFYKHCELHPHGWGLAIMHEDHSVTIKKQPIKATESQQLKEILSHPIKTKCAAAHIRLATLGNKSNCNCHPFKALDEKNTTWTLIHNGTIFNYPKLNKYKTQQKGVTDSERILLYIIDNINTHKEDEYFQILNTIIPQLSKGNKLNIILCNKNIMYVHTNCSKGLNYLKTDKGIIFSTQKLDKNPEWKQLPINTLYMIKNGEIIQKGKPHENEYHISDENIKFMLQKVTPDLRDGIIRNFNIKNPEKYLN, encoded by the coding sequence ATGTGTGAACTATTTAGTATAAGCTGCAATAAAAAAATACAAATAAACCAATATCTAAAAGAATTCTACAAACACTGTGAACTACACCCGCACGGTTGGGGACTTGCAATAATGCATGAAGATCATAGTGTAACAATCAAAAAACAACCAATAAAAGCAACAGAAAGCCAACAACTAAAAGAAATATTGTCCCATCCTATCAAAACAAAATGTGCAGCTGCACATATAAGACTTGCAACACTTGGAAACAAATCAAATTGTAACTGTCATCCCTTCAAAGCATTAGATGAGAAAAATACAACATGGACACTAATACATAATGGAACAATATTTAACTATCCTAAACTTAACAAATACAAAACACAACAAAAAGGAGTAACAGATTCAGAAAGAATACTACTTTACATAATTGATAATATAAACACTCATAAAGAAGATGAGTACTTCCAAATACTAAATACAATAATACCACAATTATCTAAAGGAAATAAATTAAACATTATACTATGTAATAAAAACATAATGTATGTACATACAAACTGCTCTAAAGGACTAAACTACCTAAAAACAGATAAAGGAATAATATTTTCAACACAAAAACTAGATAAAAACCCAGAATGGAAACAACTACCAATAAACACACTCTACATGATAAAAAATGGTGAAATAATACAAAAAGGAAAACCACATGAAAATGAATATCATATAAGTGATGAAAACATAAAATTCATGCTACAAAAAGTAACACCAGATCTAAGAGATGGAATAATACGAAACTTTAACATAAAAAATCCAGAAAAATATCTAAATTAA
- a CDS encoding flavodoxin family protein, which yields MKVLGVVGSPRKNGNCDVLVKEFLDATEADTEYIFLNHKKLLGCNACMACEHGDCVIDDDGNEIIEKLLEADVLVLASPIYYGGISAQAKTFIDRFYQISRGPEKSLEGKKVVTIMTQAQPEDVFGDYIRSLDKMPFGYMGMEVIGNVTAMGTQDRGDKEELADYIKQVKEIASNL from the coding sequence ATGAAAGTATTAGGAGTAGTAGGAAGTCCAAGAAAAAATGGAAACTGTGATGTATTAGTAAAAGAATTCTTAGATGCAACAGAAGCAGATACAGAATACATCTTCTTAAACCACAAAAAATTACTAGGATGTAATGCATGTATGGCATGTGAACACGGAGATTGTGTAATAGATGATGATGGAAATGAAATCATTGAAAAACTACTAGAAGCTGATGTATTAGTACTAGCATCACCAATTTACTATGGTGGAATATCAGCACAAGCAAAAACATTCATAGACAGATTCTACCAAATATCAAGAGGACCTGAAAAATCACTTGAAGGTAAAAAAGTAGTAACAATCATGACACAAGCACAACCTGAAGATGTATTTGGTGACTACATAAGATCACTTGATAAAATGCCATTTGGATACATGGGAATGGAAGTAATTGGAAATGTAACTGCAATGGGAACACAAGATCGTGGAGATAAAGAAGAACTTGCAGATTACATAAAACAAGTAAAAGAAATAGCATCAAACTTATAG
- a CDS encoding TM1802 family CRISPR-associated protein, producing MNENLVIEHRYVLDEILVDDDKKAAFLLGFLLRKLTHMEYKELKETPFLTKIYEMNLSHDKIRSLYPVMINEIRKYDAIFKELEEEASISLLKSDKNWNITDDETSFYFTLGYTLGSAPNYHRNVVDKEITK from the coding sequence ATGAATGAAAATCTAGTAATAGAACACAGATATGTACTTGATGAAATACTAGTAGATGATGATAAAAAAGCAGCATTTCTACTAGGCTTTTTATTACGTAAACTTACACATATGGAGTATAAAGAACTTAAAGAAACACCATTTCTAACTAAAATCTATGAGATGAACTTAAGTCATGATAAGATAAGATCACTTTATCCTGTGATGATAAATGAAATACGAAAGTATGATGCAATATTTAAAGAACTTGAAGAGGAAGCATCAATAAGTCTGCTAAAATCAGATAAAAACTGGAATATAACAGATGATGAAACAAGCTTCTACTTCACACTTGGATATACTCTTGGAAGTGCACCAAACTATCATAGAAATGTAGTAGATAAAGAAATAACAAAGTAA
- a CDS encoding GNAT family N-acetyltransferase: MAKPNRRLKRPDRLGRLYKYKSVVDEEGNEKILTLPIEKTIEDNYVYLYRAMKEDEYYLIPQDSCFFFKEIVADGEVVGFATYRPSTIDENSLIMQYFYVLDEFKNRGLLEEELDEATALFESSILIQYPSHDMVSSLIKHKLARVFDDRFVISKIPFVVPIVPVMEAIDGVYSEAYPYGEKIYRKLSLIYDLDLCAVVGLASDTEENDYVKEVDPDAEDTNMNDYNIISLPLRIDDVKYGCIQKRKNDADLIDNTYFKKVRTLLDENDEVIENWLSIR; the protein is encoded by the coding sequence ATGGCAAAACCAAATAGAAGACTTAAAAGACCAGATAGACTAGGAAGATTATATAAATATAAAAGTGTTGTAGATGAAGAAGGTAATGAGAAAATATTAACATTACCTATTGAAAAAACAATAGAAGATAACTATGTATATCTTTATCGTGCAATGAAAGAGGATGAATACTATCTTATACCACAAGATTCATGCTTCTTTTTTAAAGAAATTGTAGCAGATGGAGAAGTTGTAGGATTTGCAACATATCGTCCAAGTACAATTGATGAAAATTCACTTATCATGCAATACTTCTATGTACTTGATGAGTTTAAAAACCGTGGATTATTAGAAGAAGAACTTGATGAAGCAACAGCATTATTTGAATCAAGCATACTAATACAATACCCATCACATGATATGGTTTCATCACTCATAAAACATAAACTAGCACGTGTATTTGATGATAGATTTGTAATATCAAAAATACCATTTGTAGTACCAATAGTACCTGTAATGGAAGCAATTGATGGAGTATATAGTGAAGCATATCCATATGGTGAAAAAATATATAGAAAATTATCATTAATATATGATCTAGATCTTTGTGCTGTAGTAGGACTTGCATCAGATACAGAGGAAAATGACTATGTTAAAGAAGTTGATCCTGATGCTGAAGATACAAATATGAATGATTATAATATCATAAGTCTTCCATTACGTATTGATGATGTAAAATATGGATGTATCCAAAAACGTAAAAATGATGCAGATTTAATAGATAATACATACTTTAAAAAAGTAAGAACATTACTTGATGAAAATGATGAAGTCATAGAAAACTGGTTATCAATAAGATAG
- a CDS encoding flavodoxin family protein gives MVKNAVYYYSKTGHTKKLADVIADELDVEAHSINEDVNDDIDTLFLGSSIYGNSIDPRLVDFFSKLGGRVNRIVNFSTSGMGRSSYDEIKALAESYGIKMYPDEFHTLGEFAGINADHPNEDDLKNARIFASNFK, from the coding sequence ATGGTTAAAAATGCAGTTTATTACTATTCAAAAACTGGACATACTAAGAAATTAGCTGATGTTATAGCTGATGAATTAGATGTTGAAGCTCATAGTATTAATGAGGATGTAAATGATGATATTGACACACTATTTTTAGGTTCTAGTATTTATGGAAATAGTATTGATCCACGTTTAGTTGATTTTTTCTCTAAGCTTGGAGGTCGTGTAAATCGTATTGTTAATTTTTCAACATCAGGTATGGGACGATCTAGTTATGATGAAATTAAAGCTCTTGCTGAAAGTTATGGAATTAAAATGTATCCTGATGAATTTCATACACTTGGTGAATTTGCTGGTATAAATGCAGATCATCCAAATGAGGATGATTTAAAAAATGCACGCATATTTGCATCAAATTTTAAGTGA
- a CDS encoding potassium channel family protein, with product MNFRKLRLLSETNKLVLKELKNVLLVILILIDFIMIFVISIDVVSPALFSFMADFDLFVCFMLFLNLLLAYHESRQTPKQFLKSHIIDILSIIPLNFIFLRYLAVIRLYRIIQLLQIFQLLKIHDLKIFTIGSISYFVQNRLLKILTVIMIFYVVISTIVLNYMDPALNTIFQAFWFNIATLTGVGYGDVTPSTISGKIIAIMSILIGVFFISIFTAAMSALYMRQSEEETKSMLEKNIQLLKKDRHIRRAKIHSLELDVKRVDEHMQHLINLIGEQNTIINRQDRIIKEHEEKQKQQIKQLKQQLEDNTTSMKDWQQQIEQLQQELKKNSNTMQKWEDKKLDEIITTADKIVKNHKKQEIVDEILKNNEETSDKNTNKTEDKTTDDNVKSDDNTNTQTANKAQDKSDITQNTKSDDKTTKNTTKKD from the coding sequence ATGAATTTTAGAAAACTAAGACTCTTATCAGAAACAAATAAATTAGTTTTAAAAGAACTTAAAAATGTACTTCTGGTAATACTTATACTAATAGATTTTATAATGATCTTTGTAATTAGTATTGATGTTGTATCACCAGCATTATTCTCATTTATGGCAGATTTTGACTTATTTGTATGTTTCATGTTATTTTTAAACTTATTATTAGCATATCATGAATCACGTCAAACACCAAAACAATTTCTAAAATCACATATTATAGATATACTATCGATTATACCACTAAACTTCATATTCCTAAGATATCTTGCTGTAATAAGACTATATAGAATAATACAATTGCTACAAATATTCCAACTACTAAAAATTCATGATTTAAAAATATTTACAATAGGATCAATAAGCTACTTTGTACAAAATAGATTACTTAAAATATTAACAGTAATTATGATATTTTATGTAGTTATATCAACAATAGTACTAAATTACATGGATCCAGCATTAAATACAATATTTCAAGCATTCTGGTTTAACATAGCTACACTAACTGGAGTAGGATATGGAGATGTAACACCATCAACAATATCAGGAAAAATCATAGCAATAATGTCAATACTTATTGGAGTTTTTTTCATAAGTATCTTCACAGCAGCAATGTCAGCATTATACATGAGACAATCAGAAGAAGAAACAAAAAGTATGCTAGAAAAAAACATACAATTACTAAAAAAAGACAGACACATTCGCCGTGCAAAAATACACTCACTTGAACTTGATGTAAAACGAGTAGATGAACACATGCAACATCTAATAAATCTAATAGGAGAACAAAATACAATCATTAACAGACAAGATAGAATCATAAAAGAACATGAAGAAAAACAAAAACAACAAATCAAACAACTAAAACAACAACTAGAAGACAACACAACATCAATGAAAGACTGGCAACAACAAATCGAACAACTACAACAAGAACTTAAGAAAAACTCAAATACCATGCAAAAATGGGAAGATAAAAAACTTGATGAAATAATAACAACAGCAGATAAAATAGTTAAAAACCATAAAAAACAAGAAATAGTCGATGAAATACTAAAAAATAACGAAGAAACATCTGATAAAAACACAAATAAAACAGAAGATAAAACCACAGATGATAATGTAAAATCAGATGATAATACAAATACACAAACAGCTAACAAAGCACAAGATAAGTCTGATATAACACAAAATACTAAATCTGATGATAAAACAACAAAAAATACAACAAAAAAAGATTAA